In Sphaeramia orbicularis chromosome 7, fSphaOr1.1, whole genome shotgun sequence, one genomic interval encodes:
- the LOC115422341 gene encoding uncharacterized protein LOC115422341 isoform X3: MKICHSLIFFFLTLQDGNTGVVSGEITVYERTEGGTVTVECTFSWSLVDDKKKMFCRNECKNGVVLVETRTENRQEGRYSIRLGSSKDFMSVTIRQLEKTDSGRYQCFLEGTIYNEHKEFEIKVTKKSVVDDKTPKPSSTHRPSVSKRVPTSALTTTSASVSASSELSFSSKSTPESEKQPTPMADKGSGILLYVGLVLGVIFILFIAALLVLCRNKSNKPKEPQVDMEYTSVAEANIVYDEIKEDRQNQSNPVEISVVHASAKFTTQTAVPTSDIYSLAAAAESQDKTADASETLTYSEVNFSNRTSSSLSSAPQSHPPEVVYSAVSPPLYSTVNQPRQ, from the exons ATGAAAATCTGTCACAGTTTGATCTTCTTCTTTCTCA CACTTCAAGATGGAAACACTGGTGTCGTCAGTGGAGAAATCACAGTTTATGAAAGAACTGAAGGAGGAACAGTCACAGTTGAATGCACTTTTAGTTGGTCTCTTGTTGACGATAAAAAGAAGATGTTCTGTAGGAATGAATGTAAAAATGGAGTTGTCCTTGTTGAGACACGGACTGAGAACAGACAAGAAGGAAGATACAGCATCAGGCTAGGATCATCTAAAGATTTCATGTCTGTGACCATCAGACAGCTGGAGAAGACTGACTCTGGACGGTACCAGTGTTTTTTGGAAGGGACAATCTACAATGAGCACAAGGAATTTGAGATTAAAGTAACAAAGA AATCTGTAGTGGACGATAAGACTCCAAAACCATCTTCAACTCACCGACCATCTGTCAGCAAGCGAGTGCCCACTTCTGCTTTAACTACAacttcagcttcagtttcagcttcgagTGAGTTGAGTTTCAGCTCCAAGTCGACCCCTGAGTCTGAAAAACAGCCGACGCCGATGGCAGATAAAGGTTCAG GGATTCTGCTGTAcgtgggtctggttctgggtgtTATATTCATCCTGTTTATAGCAGCTCTGCTGGTATTATGCAGGAACAAGTCCAACAAACCAAAAG AGCCTCAAGTGGACATGGAGTACACTTCTGTCGCAGAG GCTAACATAGTGTATGACGAGATCAAGGAGGACAGACAGAATCAGTCTAATCCAGTGGAAATATCAGTGGTTCACGCTTCTGCCAAGTTCACCACACAGACTGCAGTCCCAACATCTGACATCTACAGTTTAGCCGCTGCAGCCGAATCTCAGGACAAA ACTGCAGATGCCTCAGAGACCCTCACCTACTCTGAGGTGAATTTTTCCAATCGGACCTCCTCCTCGCTCAGCAGCGCCCCTCAGAGTCACCCTCCTGAAGTGGTTTACTCTGCTGTTTCCCCTCCTCTGTATTCCACTGTCAATCAGCCACGGCAGTAG